In Pseudonocardia cypriaca, a single genomic region encodes these proteins:
- a CDS encoding dihydrofolate reductase family protein, which translates to MRNIIQSTLISADGVTNEPGGWALPYFDEEFHEEAAELMHRCDAMLMGRGIYENLSGVWPGRTGDFADAINGMRKYVFSSKLEAAEWNNSVVVRGDVVDEVTELKGEGGKDLVLFGHGRLGNTLLEHGLLDELRLSVHPVIAGGAHGEFRQNPKTPLTLIGSHVRKSGVVVLNYSTAPGEGRS; encoded by the coding sequence GTGCGCAACATCATCCAGTCCACCTTGATCTCGGCCGACGGGGTGACGAACGAACCGGGCGGGTGGGCGCTGCCCTACTTCGACGAGGAGTTCCACGAAGAGGCCGCCGAGCTGATGCACCGGTGTGACGCGATGCTGATGGGACGGGGGATCTACGAGAACCTCTCCGGGGTGTGGCCGGGGCGGACCGGCGACTTCGCCGACGCGATCAACGGCATGCGCAAGTACGTCTTCTCCTCGAAGCTCGAAGCGGCCGAGTGGAACAACTCGGTCGTCGTGCGTGGCGACGTCGTCGACGAGGTCACCGAGCTGAAGGGGGAGGGCGGCAAGGACCTGGTCCTCTTCGGGCACGGCCGGCTGGGCAACACCCTGCTCGAGCACGGACTGCTGGACGAGCTGCGGCTTTCGGTGCACCCGGTCATCGCGGGTGGGGCTCACGGCGAGTTCCGGCAGAACCCGAAGACGCCACTGACGCTGATCGGCAGCCACGTGCGGAAGTCCGGTGTGGTGGTGCTGAACTACTCGACGGCGCCCGGTGAGGGAAGATCATGA
- a CDS encoding LLM class F420-dependent oxidoreductase, whose protein sequence is MKISLYLPTGLGHEFAGHPDPVAAFETIVELARTADESGYETVWAPDHFVTLPPTPAYMFECWTTLAALARETHRVRIGQMVTGVSYRNPAVQAKMASTLDVLSGGRFTFGIGAGWYEAEYLSYGYDFPAAPERLARLKEAAQIIRSMWTEPTTTFEGRYYQVRDAINEPKGVQAPHPPMMIAGSGEKVTLRTVAELGDACNIQTSPQEFERKDAILRRHCEEVGRPHEEIHRTSTSYCIIADSDEEASAQVPPWAPAVFPGDLASYGLIGTLETIRGRLAAYEDAGVQELLVSFHDCLDPERVRQFAAEFLSPAVDGSYVFKR, encoded by the coding sequence GTGAAGATCAGCCTCTACCTGCCCACCGGTCTGGGTCACGAGTTCGCCGGACACCCCGACCCGGTCGCAGCCTTCGAGACCATCGTCGAGCTGGCCCGGACCGCGGACGAGAGCGGATACGAGACCGTGTGGGCGCCGGACCACTTCGTGACACTCCCGCCGACGCCCGCCTACATGTTCGAGTGCTGGACCACGCTCGCGGCACTCGCGCGCGAGACCCATCGGGTCCGGATCGGCCAGATGGTCACCGGCGTCAGCTACCGCAACCCCGCCGTCCAGGCCAAGATGGCCTCGACCCTCGACGTGCTGTCGGGCGGCCGGTTCACCTTCGGGATCGGTGCCGGGTGGTACGAGGCCGAGTACCTCTCCTACGGCTACGACTTCCCCGCCGCCCCCGAGCGCCTCGCCCGGCTCAAGGAAGCTGCACAGATCATCCGATCGATGTGGACCGAGCCGACGACCACGTTCGAGGGCCGGTACTACCAGGTCCGCGACGCGATCAACGAGCCGAAGGGGGTGCAGGCCCCGCACCCGCCGATGATGATCGCCGGGAGCGGCGAGAAGGTCACCCTGAGGACCGTCGCCGAGCTCGGCGACGCCTGCAACATCCAGACCTCACCGCAGGAGTTCGAGCGCAAGGACGCCATCCTGCGCAGGCACTGCGAGGAGGTGGGCCGACCCCACGAGGAGATCCACCGGACCTCGACCTCCTACTGCATCATCGCCGACAGCGACGAGGAGGCCAGTGCCCAGGTCCCCCCGTGGGCGCCCGCCGTCTTCCCGGGAGATCTCGCCTCCTACGGGCTGATCGGCACGCTCGAGACCATCCGCGGGCGGCTGGCCGCCTACGAGGACGCCGGTGTGCAGGAGCTGCTCGTCAGCTTCCACGACTGCCTCGACCCCGAGCGGGTGCGGCAGTTCGCGGCCGAGTTCCTCTCCCCGGCTGTCGACGGCAGCTACGTCTTCAAGCGGTGA
- a CDS encoding family 78 glycoside hydrolase catalytic domain: MTPVEWTAQWSAQWIGKRTDPARRMVLSLASDHVAWVEPGHWVGQTFTAPGPVTAVGLDLVSEPGVEVRGSLELCAADGTVLAGQVVEQGVFRWDRFAHFLELPEPVAAGEYLLRLRGEQGRIGWHTLSEPAPTGPDDGVSPLPVAGNALRDGAPEPGVRAIGVETVPAPNPVFRTTFTVPEGVRAARIAAVGLGYGEFLVNGRPVTDDVLEPAQTTYDRTILYRTHDVTPLLLAGENTLTAELGRGFHSARGANTWAWNFVRWHREPVALVQLEYVDGAGERHVVASGPGWEAAESAVTADLLYTGETTDPAHARGAAWEPALVVAPPGGELRPATAPPVRRSELLTPVSSTALDGQIVVHDFGEVLAGRIRLTVVGDAGAQLVVRYAEGLQPDGSVRCENVLAAGEAQVDRFVLADTGEEVTWEPRFSYKGFRYAGVEVLGRATVTAVRAVRLETAVSRVGEFECADEVLTWIDAATARTFLNNLHGVPTDTPVYEKNGWTADAHLATEAVLHHVDLRASFGKWMDDHVDARDEHGMVPQIVPTPDWGRAADPAWSASMVLIPWYLYREYGDRAVLERYADPIRTYTDRLLDLAPDGLWVHGSWGDWLSPGHMFAPEGPMPTATMMLRHVACRAADVLDELGETADAERYRAAAERVAAAYHRRFFDAASGTYRDPAVGYRQAMNVLPLAFGAVPAEHVAAVADGLFTDIEHRTKGHLDCGAVAAKHLMPVLAAHGRPDLAVTVATQRDRPGWGVWRDAGATTLMESWDETARSHNHYFLGAAAAWIQQAVGGLRATGPGWATFDVAPIVDDRIGWARIAHTTVRGRAAVAWRRSDGGWELDVEVPETAVATVRLPGLADTALRPGRHELRLPAVAP; the protein is encoded by the coding sequence GTGACGCCCGTCGAGTGGACGGCCCAGTGGTCAGCACAGTGGATCGGCAAGCGCACGGATCCGGCCCGCCGGATGGTGCTCTCCCTGGCTTCGGATCACGTGGCCTGGGTCGAGCCGGGCCACTGGGTGGGACAGACGTTCACCGCGCCGGGCCCGGTGACGGCCGTGGGGCTGGACCTGGTGAGCGAGCCGGGGGTCGAGGTGCGCGGCAGTCTCGAGCTGTGCGCCGCTGACGGCACCGTCCTGGCCGGTCAGGTCGTCGAGCAGGGCGTCTTCCGGTGGGACCGCTTCGCCCACTTCCTCGAGCTCCCCGAGCCCGTCGCTGCGGGCGAGTACCTCCTGCGGCTGCGGGGGGAGCAGGGCCGGATCGGCTGGCACACGCTGTCCGAGCCCGCGCCGACCGGACCGGACGACGGCGTTTCGCCGCTCCCGGTAGCCGGTAACGCGCTGCGCGACGGCGCCCCGGAGCCGGGAGTGCGGGCGATCGGGGTGGAGACCGTCCCCGCGCCCAACCCGGTGTTCCGCACGACGTTCACCGTCCCGGAGGGGGTGCGGGCGGCCCGGATCGCCGCGGTCGGGCTCGGGTACGGCGAGTTCCTGGTCAACGGGCGTCCGGTCACCGACGACGTGCTGGAACCCGCGCAGACGACGTACGACCGCACGATCCTGTACCGGACCCACGACGTCACCCCGCTCCTGCTGGCGGGGGAGAACACGCTCACCGCCGAGCTCGGCCGTGGTTTCCACTCCGCCCGAGGGGCGAACACCTGGGCGTGGAACTTCGTCCGGTGGCATCGCGAGCCGGTGGCGCTGGTGCAGCTGGAGTACGTCGACGGGGCGGGGGAGCGCCACGTCGTCGCCTCGGGCCCCGGCTGGGAGGCGGCCGAGAGCGCGGTGACGGCCGACCTGCTCTACACGGGTGAGACCACCGACCCGGCCCACGCCCGCGGTGCCGCCTGGGAGCCGGCGCTCGTCGTGGCGCCGCCGGGCGGGGAGCTGCGGCCCGCGACCGCTCCGCCGGTCCGCCGCAGCGAGCTGCTCACGCCCGTGTCGAGCACGGCGCTGGACGGGCAGATCGTCGTGCACGACTTCGGGGAGGTGCTGGCCGGCCGGATCCGCCTGACCGTGGTCGGCGACGCAGGCGCGCAGCTCGTCGTGCGCTACGCCGAAGGGCTCCAGCCGGACGGGTCCGTCCGCTGCGAGAACGTGCTGGCCGCGGGGGAGGCGCAGGTCGACCGCTTCGTCCTGGCCGATACCGGCGAGGAGGTCACCTGGGAGCCGCGGTTCTCCTACAAGGGCTTCCGGTACGCCGGTGTGGAGGTTCTCGGTCGGGCGACGGTCACCGCGGTCCGGGCGGTGCGGCTGGAGACGGCGGTGTCGCGCGTCGGGGAGTTCGAGTGCGCGGACGAGGTCCTGACCTGGATCGACGCCGCCACCGCTCGGACGTTCCTCAACAACCTGCACGGCGTGCCCACCGACACCCCGGTGTACGAGAAGAACGGCTGGACCGCCGACGCCCACCTCGCGACCGAGGCCGTGCTGCACCACGTCGACCTGCGCGCGTCGTTCGGGAAGTGGATGGACGACCACGTCGACGCGCGCGACGAGCACGGCATGGTGCCGCAGATCGTGCCCACCCCGGACTGGGGCCGGGCGGCCGACCCCGCGTGGAGCGCCTCGATGGTGCTGATCCCGTGGTACCTCTACCGCGAGTACGGCGACCGCGCGGTCCTCGAGCGCTACGCCGACCCCATCCGGACCTACACCGACCGGCTGCTCGACCTCGCCCCGGACGGCCTGTGGGTGCACGGCAGCTGGGGCGACTGGCTCTCGCCCGGCCACATGTTCGCCCCCGAGGGGCCGATGCCGACCGCGACGATGATGCTGCGCCACGTCGCGTGCCGGGCGGCCGACGTCCTCGACGAGCTGGGGGAGACCGCCGACGCCGAGCGGTACCGGGCGGCGGCCGAGCGCGTGGCGGCGGCGTACCACCGGCGCTTCTTCGACGCCGCCTCCGGCACCTACCGCGATCCGGCGGTCGGGTACCGGCAGGCGATGAACGTGCTCCCGCTTGCGTTCGGCGCCGTGCCCGCGGAGCACGTCGCCGCCGTGGCCGACGGTCTGTTCACCGACATCGAGCACCGCACGAAGGGCCACCTGGACTGCGGCGCGGTCGCGGCGAAGCACCTGATGCCGGTGCTGGCCGCGCACGGCCGTCCCGACCTCGCCGTCACCGTCGCCACCCAGCGGGACCGGCCGGGCTGGGGCGTGTGGCGCGACGCAGGCGCCACGACGCTGATGGAGTCGTGGGACGAGACGGCGCGCTCCCACAACCACTACTTCCTCGGCGCCGCGGCGGCGTGGATCCAGCAGGCGGTGGGCGGCCTGCGCGCGACCGGCCCCGGGTGGGCGACGTTCGACGTCGCGCCGATCGTCGACGACCGGATCGGATGGGCGCGGATCGCCCACACGACCGTCCGCGGACGGGCCGCGGTGGCCTGGCGGCGCTCCGACGGCGGGTGGGAGCTGGACGTCGAGGTCCCGGAGACCGCCGTCGCGACGGTGCGGCTGCCGGGGCTGGCGGACACCGCCCTCCGGCCCGGGCGGCACGAGCTGCGCCTGCCTGCCGTCGCCCCCTGA
- a CDS encoding endonuclease/exonuclease/phosphatase family protein, with the protein MRRGGLRLALVACVAGLLAACTTTASGSDAPAPTTPARAPETPVRVLQLNLCSSGIAGCYTGRSTAEAAEVIRAERPDLVTLNEVCDDDVPALERALGDVVPGGGVGSAFQAARNGRTGQPYRCRNGRQYGIGIVSRWSALPGTTAEGGIYPAQDPDDPEERAWLCMEVGASPAVAVCTTHLAYTVRKVASAQCGYLFSAVVAGMRARDGAAPLVVGGDLNLGSGDSPELAGCLPPGSVLADDDGQQHVVATPEFVMGGSRKIDLDETDHPGLLVDLVLR; encoded by the coding sequence GTGCGGAGGGGTGGGCTGCGGCTGGCGCTCGTCGCCTGCGTGGCCGGGCTCCTGGCCGCTTGCACCACGACGGCGAGCGGATCGGATGCGCCCGCTCCGACGACCCCGGCCCGCGCGCCGGAGACGCCGGTGCGGGTGCTGCAGCTGAACCTGTGCAGCAGTGGCATCGCCGGTTGCTACACCGGCCGGTCGACGGCAGAGGCCGCCGAGGTGATCCGCGCGGAGCGACCCGACCTGGTCACCCTCAACGAGGTCTGCGACGACGACGTGCCGGCCCTGGAGCGGGCGCTCGGCGACGTCGTACCCGGCGGCGGGGTCGGGTCAGCGTTCCAGGCCGCGCGGAACGGGCGCACCGGCCAGCCCTACCGCTGCCGCAACGGCCGGCAGTACGGGATCGGCATCGTCTCGCGGTGGTCGGCATTGCCCGGGACGACCGCCGAAGGCGGGATCTACCCGGCCCAGGACCCGGACGACCCCGAGGAACGGGCGTGGCTGTGCATGGAGGTCGGCGCCAGCCCGGCCGTCGCCGTCTGCACGACGCACCTGGCCTACACCGTGCGGAAGGTCGCGAGTGCCCAGTGCGGGTACCTGTTCAGCGCGGTCGTGGCGGGCATGCGGGCCAGGGACGGGGCCGCCCCACTGGTGGTGGGCGGCGACCTGAACCTCGGGTCGGGCGACAGCCCCGAGCTGGCCGGGTGCCTCCCGCCCGGTTCGGTGCTCGCCGACGACGACGGACAGCAGCACGTGGTGGCGACGCCCGAGTTCGTGATGGGGGGCAGCAGGAAGATCGACCTGGACGAGACCGACCACCCTGGTCTGCTCGTCGACCTCGTGCTGCGGTGA
- a CDS encoding EamA family transporter, which produces MSTSPRSGVTLAVVAMLCVQVGLAVSVGLIDRLGTDGTSWLRLAWAGLLLAVVVRPPLRGFSRRVLLTCVLLGVVTAGLTFLFMAAVARIPLGTASALEFLGPLGVAVARGRGRARLWALVAAAGVLLLTEPWHGGIDAAGVGFALAAAACWAAYIVLTQKVGDEATGLRGLAVSMPVAGLTATVFVALTDAPAVFGALDLQLLLVGLGIAVLLPVVPFSLEMLALRRLTTAAFGTLMALEPAIALVVGLVGLQQVPGWSAVAGVGFVVAAGIGAERTGARAAVTGPPAEPSVH; this is translated from the coding sequence GTGAGCACTTCTCCGCGTTCCGGTGTGACCCTCGCGGTCGTCGCCATGCTCTGCGTCCAGGTGGGCCTCGCCGTGTCCGTCGGGCTGATCGACCGGCTCGGCACCGACGGCACGTCCTGGCTGCGGCTGGCGTGGGCGGGGCTGCTGCTCGCGGTCGTGGTCCGGCCCCCGTTGCGCGGGTTCAGCCGCCGCGTCCTGCTGACCTGCGTCCTGCTCGGTGTGGTGACGGCCGGGCTCACCTTCCTGTTCATGGCGGCCGTCGCGCGGATCCCGCTCGGCACCGCGAGCGCTCTGGAGTTCCTCGGCCCCCTCGGTGTGGCGGTCGCACGGGGCCGTGGGCGGGCACGCCTGTGGGCGCTCGTCGCGGCGGCCGGGGTGCTGCTGCTCACCGAGCCGTGGCACGGCGGAATCGACGCGGCCGGTGTCGGCTTCGCGCTGGCGGCGGCGGCCTGCTGGGCCGCGTACATCGTGCTGACGCAGAAGGTCGGCGACGAGGCGACCGGCCTGCGTGGCCTCGCGGTCTCGATGCCGGTCGCGGGCCTCACCGCCACCGTGTTCGTGGCGCTGACGGACGCGCCGGCGGTGTTCGGCGCCCTCGACCTGCAGCTGTTGCTGGTCGGGCTCGGGATCGCCGTGCTGCTCCCGGTGGTGCCGTTCAGCCTGGAGATGCTCGCGCTGCGCAGGCTCACCACCGCGGCGTTCGGCACGCTGATGGCGCTCGAGCCGGCGATCGCGCTGGTCGTGGGCCTGGTCGGGTTGCAGCAGGTGCCGGGCTGGAGCGCCGTTGCCGGGGTCGGGTTCGTGGTCGCTGCCGGGATCGGGGCCGAACGCACCGGCGCGCGTGCGGCTGTGACGGGACCGCCGGCCGAGCCGAGCGTCCATTGA
- a CDS encoding LysR family transcriptional regulator: METRRLELLVALARLGSMHEVADEMGVTTSTVSQQIAALARETGTALLEPVGRRVRLTPAGRRLADHGVTILAAVEAARSDLDPEAEPAGTVRVSGFATAIRRSLLPLLASLEGTQVRMLIAEHEPGEALDLLAEDAIDLALVYDYALAPRIFEDRFEVVPLWTTRWGLGVPAGSAAGGLATVATVDRYRDHDWIVNSRNDADEKVVAALAAHAGFTPRIAHRADSLDLVQDLVAAGLGVGLLAEGVPERAGVRLLPLRGPDVLLRAFAVVVRGRAAWAPLALVVGRLSRTGNVIGQ; encoded by the coding sequence ATGGAGACGCGCCGCCTGGAGCTGCTGGTCGCACTGGCCCGCCTCGGCTCGATGCATGAGGTGGCCGACGAGATGGGGGTCACCACGTCCACCGTCTCGCAGCAGATCGCGGCGCTCGCCAGGGAGACCGGCACCGCCCTGCTGGAACCGGTCGGACGCCGGGTCCGGCTCACCCCGGCGGGGCGGCGGCTGGCCGACCACGGGGTCACCATCCTCGCCGCCGTCGAGGCGGCCCGGTCCGACCTGGACCCCGAGGCCGAGCCCGCGGGCACCGTGCGGGTCTCCGGCTTCGCGACGGCGATCCGGCGCTCGCTGCTCCCGCTGCTCGCGTCGCTGGAGGGCACGCAGGTCCGGATGCTGATCGCCGAGCACGAGCCGGGTGAGGCGTTGGACCTGCTCGCCGAGGACGCGATCGACCTCGCACTCGTCTACGACTACGCGCTCGCACCGCGGATCTTCGAGGACCGGTTCGAGGTCGTTCCACTGTGGACGACGCGCTGGGGTCTCGGGGTGCCGGCGGGGTCCGCGGCGGGAGGTCTGGCCACCGTCGCGACGGTCGACCGGTACCGCGACCACGACTGGATCGTGAACTCCCGCAACGACGCCGACGAGAAGGTGGTCGCCGCCCTCGCCGCGCACGCCGGTTTCACGCCGCGGATCGCGCACCGGGCGGACAGCCTCGACCTGGTCCAGGACCTGGTCGCCGCGGGCCTCGGCGTCGGCCTGCTGGCGGAGGGCGTGCCCGAGCGGGCCGGCGTGCGCCTGCTCCCCCTGCGCGGTCCGGACGTCCTCCTCCGGGCCTTCGCGGTGGTCGTGCGGGGCCGGGCCGCGTGGGCACCCCTCGCCCTGGTCGTCGGCAGGCTCAGCCGGACCGGGAACGTCATCGGTCAGTAA
- a CDS encoding TIGR04282 family arsenosugar biosynthesis glycosyltransferase: protein MRDVLEPRPPEAHGPGRVALVVLAKAPEPGRVKTRLCPPAEAAEAADIAAAALLDTLDAVRATAGGRPVLALTGRLDAAARGEELAGAIRDLPVVAQRGAGLGARIAAAHADASRCAPGLPTLLIGMDTPQADARLLDRCVDALLGPAGPDAVLGPATDGGWWVLGLRDPQAAQVLAHVPTSRPDTGQRTLHALRAAGLRVVLAPTLRDVDTAADAVAVSRAAAGTRFAAAVRAVPALGRGRGC from the coding sequence GTGCGTGATGTGCTGGAACCCCGACCGCCGGAGGCCCACGGGCCCGGGCGGGTCGCGCTGGTCGTGCTGGCGAAGGCGCCGGAGCCGGGCCGGGTGAAGACCCGCCTGTGCCCGCCGGCGGAGGCGGCGGAGGCGGCCGACATCGCCGCCGCTGCGCTGCTGGACACGCTCGACGCCGTCCGGGCGACGGCGGGCGGGCGCCCGGTGCTCGCGCTGACCGGCCGGCTGGACGCGGCGGCGCGCGGGGAGGAGCTCGCGGGCGCGATCCGCGACCTCCCGGTCGTCGCCCAGCGCGGCGCCGGCCTGGGCGCCCGGATCGCGGCGGCCCACGCGGACGCGAGCAGGTGCGCACCCGGCCTGCCGACCCTGCTGATCGGGATGGACACGCCGCAGGCCGATGCCCGCCTGCTCGATCGCTGCGTCGACGCCCTCCTCGGGCCCGCCGGGCCGGACGCGGTGCTCGGCCCGGCGACCGACGGGGGCTGGTGGGTGCTGGGCCTGCGTGACCCCCAGGCCGCGCAGGTGCTCGCGCACGTGCCGACGTCACGCCCGGACACGGGGCAGCGGACGCTGCACGCGTTGCGCGCGGCCGGGTTGCGCGTCGTGCTGGCCCCGACGCTGCGGGACGTCGACACGGCAGCGGACGCGGTGGCGGTGAGCCGCGCGGCCGCCGGCACCCGGTTCGCGGCCGCCGTCCGGGCGGTGCCGGCACTGGGGCGGGGTCGCGGGTGCTGA
- a CDS encoding class I SAM-dependent methyltransferase, with protein MLTSGFDQALAGAAACLVRRDGVELELAVQRWHAPAAGEDGWLLDRCAGSAIDLGCGPGRLVAALAARGVRALGVDISRVAHEQCRRRGVPMVCRDVFAPLPDEGRWRHVLLADGNIGIGGDPLRLLRRAARLLRPGGTLLVETDGAPHAYWSGTARLRTGAGPGAPVPWAGVGSAALARIAAAAGLRVTAGYRGRRTFVELVRIEPDGSLPSANARLRRPPRASDRT; from the coding sequence GTGCTGACATCGGGTTTCGACCAGGCGCTCGCCGGCGCCGCCGCGTGCCTCGTGCGCCGCGACGGCGTGGAGCTGGAGCTCGCGGTGCAGCGGTGGCACGCGCCGGCCGCAGGCGAGGACGGGTGGCTGCTCGACCGGTGCGCCGGATCCGCGATCGACCTGGGCTGCGGGCCCGGCCGGCTCGTCGCGGCGCTGGCGGCCCGCGGCGTGCGCGCGCTCGGTGTCGACATCTCGCGCGTGGCCCACGAGCAGTGCAGGCGTCGCGGCGTGCCGATGGTGTGCCGCGACGTGTTCGCCCCGCTGCCGGACGAGGGGCGCTGGCGGCACGTGCTGCTGGCCGACGGCAACATCGGCATCGGCGGCGACCCGCTGCGGCTGCTCCGCCGGGCCGCGCGGCTGCTGCGCCCTGGCGGCACGCTGCTGGTCGAGACCGACGGAGCCCCGCACGCGTACTGGTCCGGGACGGCCCGGCTGCGCACGGGTGCCGGGCCCGGTGCGCCCGTGCCGTGGGCGGGTGTCGGCTCGGCGGCGCTCGCCCGGATCGCTGCGGCGGCCGGGCTGCGGGTGACCGCCGGATACCGGGGCCGCCGGACGTTCGTCGAACTGGTGCGGATCGAGCCCGACGGCTCCTTACCGTCCGCGAACGCTCGGCTCCGGCGCCCGCCGCGTGCGTCGGACCGGACCTAG